CCTAGCCCTGAAACAGGTCGCTGCGAGCGCCGCGGTCAGCACCGAAGACGTTGCCACCCTTGCGGATTCGCGCGCCGACGATATGGAGCGGGAGCACCTGCTCGATGAGCACATCGTGGTCTACCGCTTGGAAGGACCGCTGTTCTTCGCCGCCGCCCACGACTTCCTGCTAGAGCTGACCCGGGTCAGCGACGTGCGGGTCGTGATCCTGCGAATGGCGCACCTGACGGCGATCGACGCGACCGGCGCCGCGACCCTGTCCGATGTGATCACCCGCCTGGAACGTCGTGGCATCACGGTGATGCTGTCCGGCGTGCGACCCGAGCACGCCGCGATCCTGCAGGGGCTGGGGGTCTACGACACCATCAGCCACGAGCGGCACATCTTCGACACCACTCCCACCGCGATCGCGCACGCCCGGCTGCACGCCTCGCGGGTCCCGCACGATCCGGGCTCTGCAGTGGAGAACGTCACCGCCTGAGTGACCAATCCCGCACCAGCGCTGATACGTTCAACTCACGACACGGGGTGCCCCGCCGGGGCTGAGATCACACCCGTCGAACCTGATCGAGTTCGTACTCGCGAAGGGATTGTCCACGATGTCCGTGCATTCGCGCACCCCACTGTTCGACGCCACTCCCCCACCCGGCGAGGCCCTCAGCCGGCTGCGCTCGACGCGTCCGCTGACCCAGTGCATCACCAACGCGGTGGTCACGAACTTCACGGCGAACGTGCTCCTCGCCCTCGGCGCGACCCCGGCGATGACCGATGTCCCGACCGAGGCCGGGCCGTTCGCCGCCATTGCCGATGGCGTGCTGATCAATCTGGGTACGCCGCACGCCGAGCAACGGGCCGCCGCCCGGGAGGTGCCGCCGGCCACCCGCCGGTGGGTGTTGGACCCGGTCGCCGTCGGCTCGCTGCCGGTCCGGACTGCGCTCGCTGCTGAGCTACTCGACCAGGGACCGGCGATCATCCGCGGCAATCCCTCGGAGATCCTGGCGCTCGCCGGTGCCGGTACGGGTGGCCGCGGCGTGGACTCCATCGACACACCCGACGCTGCTGCCGAGGTCGCAGTGCACCTTGCGCGCCGCTCGGGCGCAGTCGTCGCGGTCTCCGGACCGATAGACCTGGTCACCGACGGTGACGAGGTGGTCCGGGTGCACGGTGGCGACGCACTGTTGACGCTGGTGACCGGCGGTGGCTGCTCGCTCGGAGCGACGATGGCCGCCTTCCTCGGGGTCGCCGCACCGCTCACCGCAGCGGTCACCGCGTCGCTGGTGCATGCGGTGGCGTCGGAGACCGCGGCACGCAACAGCCACGGCCCGGGTTCGTTCACGGTGGCCTTCCTCGACGCTCTCTGCGCCCTGGACCCGACGGAGCTCGACGCAGAAGGTCGGCTCACGCGCGGTCGGACCCTCGTCGCTGGTGGTGCGCGATGAAGGCCGATCTGTCGTTGCACCTGGTCACCGACGACCGTTTGCCGTTGGCGCGCCTGCTCGAGGTCGCCGAGCAGGCCGTGGCGGGCGGCGTGACCGTCGTCCAGCTACGCGCGAAGTCGGCGTCCGCCCGCGACCAGGTCGCTGCGCTGGTCTCCTTGTCGGCGCTGCTGCGCGGGTCGGCAGCGTTGATCGTCAACGACCGCGTCGACGTTGCACTGGCTGCTCGCGACGCCGGTGCGCAGATCGACGGCGTGCACCTGGGTCAGCAGGACGTGTCCCCCGTGACCGCTCGACGTCTTCTCGGCAGCGGTGCGCTCGTGGGCTGGAGCGCCTCGCGGACGAGCGAACTCACCGCCCTTCCGGCGGGCACCGTCGACTATCTCGGGGTGGGCGCCGTGCACCCGACCTCCACCAAACCGGACCATCCACCGGCTCTGGGAGTCAACGGTTTCGGCGCGTTTGCGTCGGCTGCGTCGCCCGTGCCGTGCGTCGCGATCGGCGGGATCGGCACCGCCGATGTCGGCCCCCTTCGCGCAGCCGGCGCGGCTGGTGTGGCCGTGGTCAGCGCCATCTGCTCCGCAGACGATCCGCGGGCGGCGGCAACCGCACTGCGATCCCGTTGGGACGCAGCGGCTTTGGCGAGTGCACGGTGACCGCCATCCCCCGGGTCCTGAGCATCGCCGGTACCGACCCCACCGGCGGGGCAGGCTTGCAAGCTGACCTCAAGAGCATCGGTGCGCTTGGCGGCTACGGCATGGGCGTGGTGACCGCACTGGTCGCGCAGAACACCTGCGGGGTGCGCGCCGTGCACGTCCCGCCGGTCTCGTTCCTGGCCGAACAACTCGACGCGGTGTCCGATGACGTCACCATCGACGCGGTCAAGCTGGGCATGCTGCACTCGGCGCCCCTGATCGAGGTCATCGCCGCATGGCTCGCCCGGGTCCGGCCACCTGTCGTGGTGCTCGACCCGGTCATGGTCGCCACCAGCGGGGACCGGCTGCTCGACGCAGAGGCGGAGGACGCCGTACGTCGATTGTGCAACCTGGCGGACCTGGTCACTCCCAACCTGCCCGAGCTGGCGGTGCTCGTCGAGCAGGAGCCCGCAAGCACGTGGGCGGACGCGATCGACCAGGCGCGCTTCCTGGCGTCCAGCAGCGACACCACAGTGCTTCTCAAGGGTGGCCACCTCACCGGCGACGGTGCCTGCCCCGACGCGATCGTCACGACTGACGGAGTGCATGAAGTGCTGGGTCGTCGCGTGACGACGACGAACACACACGGCACGGGCTGCTCGCTGTCATCGGCGATGGCGACCCTGGCCGCGTCCGGCCTGTCGTGGTCGTCGGCGCTCGACCGAGCCAAGGAGTGGCTCACCGGTGCGCTCGAGAATGGTGCTGCGCTCGATGTCGGACACGGACATGGTCCCGTGGATCACTTCCACGAACTGCGTTCCCAGCCAGCGGGTTTCGACTCGTGGACCGAGTCGCGTTGGGCGGCGACCGCACCCATCCGGGCGGCTGTCGATGCCTGCGCGTTCGTGGTCACGCTCGGCGACGGAACCCTGGATCGCGACCAATTCCATTGGTACCTCGCGCAAGACGCGTACTACCTCGGCGAGTATTCGCACCTCCTGGCCCGGGCCAGCACGCTGGCGCCGACCCGTGAGGAGCAGGTGTTCTGGGCGCGGGGAGCCGCCGCCGCGCTCGAGGAGGAGGCCGCCCTACACCGTTCCCATGTTGGCGACGGACCGGTCGCGGCGTCGGCGACCACGTTGGCGTACGTGGGTCACCTGCACGCAACCTCCGGGGAGTACGCCGAACTCGTGGCCGCGCTGCTGCCGTGCTACTGGCTGTACGCCGACGTGGGTGAGCGCTTGCGCGCCCTGGACCACGAGGGGCACGCGTTCCACGACTGGTTGGGCACGTACGGCGATCCCGCCTTCGCGCAGGCCGCGCGCCAGGCGACGGCGATCGTCGAGCGCGCCGCCCAGGAGGCGCCCGCCGCCGTCCGGCAGCGCATGGTCGATGCGTTCGACCGGTCGATGGCGCACGAGCTGGCGTTCTTCGAAGCACCGCTCAACCAGGCGCCCACGGCAGAAAAGGTGCTCACCGCCCACCACTAGCGCTGGTTGCGCCGCAAACGGGGGTCAGCCGAGCACCTCGGTGAGTGATCGGCGTATGTCGGCCGCCAGCTTCTCGTCGCCCATCCCCTGGGCGGCCAGCCACTGATCGTCGTCGTACGTCGAGGTGTAGCGATGCCCGTCGTCGCACAGCAACGTCACGATCGAGCCTTCGACCCCGGATGCGGCCATCTCGGCGGCGAGCACCGCGGCCGCGACCAGATTGGTCCCCGTCGACGGTCCGGCCACCCGGCCCATCCGGGAGCGCAGATAGCGCATCGCTTCGACGGACGCGCGGTCCGGCACCCGGATCATCCGGTCCACCACCGACGGCAGGAAGCTCTCCTCCATCCGCGGCCGGCCGATTCCTTCGATCCGCGACGCCGTTCCGGTGGTCGCCGGATCGTTGCGCGACCAGCCCTCGAAGAACGCCGATCCTTCCGGATCTGCGACGCACAGCTTCGTCGCGGCGCCGGTGTAGCGCAGATAGCGTCCGATCGTCGCACTCGTGCCGCCGGTGCCCGCACTCACCACGATCCACGTCGGCTCAGGGTGTGGCTCACGCACCATCTGCCCGAAGATCGACTCCGCCACGTTGTTGTTGCCGCGCCAGTCGGTGGCCCGCTCAGCGAAGGTGAACTGGTCCATGTAGAACCCACCGGTTTCCTGGGCCAAAGCCCGGGCGGCGGCGTAGATGTCACCGGCGGAGTCGACGCGATGGCACGCCCCGCCGTACTGCTCGATCAACGCCAACTTCGCCGGCGACGTCGAGGCCGGGACCACCGCAATGAACGGCAGACCGAGCAGTTGCGCGAAGTACGCTTCGCTGACTGCCGTTGAGCCACTTGAGGATTCGATGATCGTCTGACCCTCGTGGATCCAGCCGTTGCACAGCGCGTAGAGGAACAGCGAGCGCGCCAGCCGGTGCTTCAGACTGCCCGTGGGCAGGGTGGACTCGTCCTTCAGATAGAGATCGACGCCGCGGCACCGGGGCGAAGGGAAGCGCAGCAGGTGAGTGTCCGAGGACCGCGTCGCGTCGGCCTGGACCGCGCGCACCGCCTGGCGCACCCACGCCCGGTTGCTCTCGTCGTACCGATCGATGTCCTGCACCAACTCACCAAGGCTCCCCACCCGATCATTGTCTCAGCCGGGCGTACAGTGACAAACAATGCGGATCGCGATGATGACTACCTGCCTGGTCGACGCCCTCTTCCCCGACGTCGGCAAGTCCGTCGTGACCGTGCTCGAACGGTTGGGCCACGAGGTCGTCGTGCCGCGGGGCCAGGCTTGCTGCGGTCAGATGCACATCAACACCGGGTACGTCGATGACGCGCTTCCCGTCGTACGCAACCAGGTCGCAGCCCTGACTGAGGTCGCTGCTGACGCAGTCGTCGCACCGTCCGGGTCCTGTGTGGGCTCGGTACGGCACCAGCACGTGACTCTGGCCCGCAACGCCGGCGACGACGCCTTGGCCGACCAGGCGCAGGCGCTGAGTGACAAGACCTACGAGTTCTCCGAACTCCTCGTCGACGTCCTCGGTGTCACCGACGTGGGCGCGTACTTCCCGCACACGGTGACCTACCACCCCACCTGTCACTCACTGCGCATGCTGCGGGTCGGCGACAAGCCGCTGCGCCTGCTGGAAGCCGTCGATGGTTTGGACTTGGTGGAACTGCCTGGCGCACAGGAGTGTTGCGGTTTCGGTGGCACCTTCGCTCTCAAGAACGAGCCCGTCTCCAGCGCGATGCTCGCCGACAAGGTGGCCGCCGTGCAGACCACCGGAGCCGACATCTGCTCGACCAGCGACTCCTCCTGCCTGATGCACATCGGCGGTGGTCTCTCGCGGCTGGAAACCGGTGTGGGGACACGGCACCTGGCGCAGATCCTGGCGAGCACCCGATGAGCGCCGTTGACCTGCCCGACCCGACCTGGCCGTTGCGCGGGAAGGAGCCGTTCCCCAGGGCCGCCGCGCACGAGCTGCAGAACGCCCAACTGCGTCGAAATCTGCGGCATGCCACTCACACCATCCGCGACAAGCGCCTGCACGCCGTCGGTGAACTCGACGACTGGGAGCAGCTGCGCGAGGCCGGTGAGGCCCTCAAACAGGATGTGCTGCAACGACTTCCGGAGTTGCTCGAAGAACTGGAGCGCAACGTCACCGCCCGCGGCGGTGTCGTGCACTGGGCCCGCGACGCCACCGAAGCCAATGAGATCGTGACCGGTCTGATTCGCGCGACCGGCAGCCAGGAAGTCGTCAAGGTCAAGTCGATGGCCACCCAGGAGATCGGCCTCAACGAACACCTCGAGGCCGCCGGCATCACCGCCATCGAGACGGACCTGGCCGAGTTGATCGTCCAACTCGGCCACGACACCCCCAGCCACAT
The window above is part of the Branchiibius hedensis genome. Proteins encoded here:
- the thiM gene encoding hydroxyethylthiazole kinase, with the translated sequence MSVHSRTPLFDATPPPGEALSRLRSTRPLTQCITNAVVTNFTANVLLALGATPAMTDVPTEAGPFAAIADGVLINLGTPHAEQRAAAREVPPATRRWVLDPVAVGSLPVRTALAAELLDQGPAIIRGNPSEILALAGAGTGGRGVDSIDTPDAAAEVAVHLARRSGAVVAVSGPIDLVTDGDEVVRVHGGDALLTLVTGGGCSLGATMAAFLGVAAPLTAAVTASLVHAVASETAARNSHGPGSFTVAFLDALCALDPTELDAEGRLTRGRTLVAGGAR
- the thiE gene encoding thiamine phosphate synthase, whose product is MKADLSLHLVTDDRLPLARLLEVAEQAVAGGVTVVQLRAKSASARDQVAALVSLSALLRGSAALIVNDRVDVALAARDAGAQIDGVHLGQQDVSPVTARRLLGSGALVGWSASRTSELTALPAGTVDYLGVGAVHPTSTKPDHPPALGVNGFGAFASAASPVPCVAIGGIGTADVGPLRAAGAAGVAVVSAICSADDPRAAATALRSRWDAAALASAR
- the thiD gene encoding bifunctional hydroxymethylpyrimidine kinase/phosphomethylpyrimidine kinase is translated as MTAIPRVLSIAGTDPTGGAGLQADLKSIGALGGYGMGVVTALVAQNTCGVRAVHVPPVSFLAEQLDAVSDDVTIDAVKLGMLHSAPLIEVIAAWLARVRPPVVVLDPVMVATSGDRLLDAEAEDAVRRLCNLADLVTPNLPELAVLVEQEPASTWADAIDQARFLASSSDTTVLLKGGHLTGDGACPDAIVTTDGVHEVLGRRVTTTNTHGTGCSLSSAMATLAASGLSWSSALDRAKEWLTGALENGAALDVGHGHGPVDHFHELRSQPAGFDSWTESRWAATAPIRAAVDACAFVVTLGDGTLDRDQFHWYLAQDAYYLGEYSHLLARASTLAPTREEQVFWARGAAAALEEEAALHRSHVGDGPVAASATTLAYVGHLHATSGEYAELVAALLPCYWLYADVGERLRALDHEGHAFHDWLGTYGDPAFAQAARQATAIVERAAQEAPAAVRQRMVDAFDRSMAHELAFFEAPLNQAPTAEKVLTAHH
- a CDS encoding PLP-dependent cysteine synthase family protein, whose amino-acid sequence is MGSLGELVQDIDRYDESNRAWVRQAVRAVQADATRSSDTHLLRFPSPRCRGVDLYLKDESTLPTGSLKHRLARSLFLYALCNGWIHEGQTIIESSSGSTAVSEAYFAQLLGLPFIAVVPASTSPAKLALIEQYGGACHRVDSAGDIYAAARALAQETGGFYMDQFTFAERATDWRGNNNVAESIFGQMVREPHPEPTWIVVSAGTGGTSATIGRYLRYTGAATKLCVADPEGSAFFEGWSRNDPATTGTASRIEGIGRPRMEESFLPSVVDRMIRVPDRASVEAMRYLRSRMGRVAGPSTGTNLVAAAVLAAEMAASGVEGSIVTLLCDDGHRYTSTYDDDQWLAAQGMGDEKLAADIRRSLTEVLG
- a CDS encoding (Fe-S)-binding protein — translated: MRIAMMTTCLVDALFPDVGKSVVTVLERLGHEVVVPRGQACCGQMHINTGYVDDALPVVRNQVAALTEVAADAVVAPSGSCVGSVRHQHVTLARNAGDDALADQAQALSDKTYEFSELLVDVLGVTDVGAYFPHTVTYHPTCHSLRMLRVGDKPLRLLEAVDGLDLVELPGAQECCGFGGTFALKNEPVSSAMLADKVAAVQTTGADICSTSDSSCLMHIGGGLSRLETGVGTRHLAQILASTR